A genomic region of Vampirovibrio chlorellavorus contains the following coding sequences:
- a CDS encoding M23 family metallopeptidase — MRHILNIVPSRSGRNRSRAWLALALFLVCSWGTQAGWAVEYGFAPVSGQLTSHFGWRVDPLTGSQRFHGGIDLAAASGTPVYAPQAGLVMFSGYYGGYGNVVVLSHGNSLFTLYGHNSQLLVRPGDVVYRGQVISKVGSTGRSTGPHLHFEVHHNGQYVNPVTYLSYLQPGSGAPLMAQARPLQTSRVVASTAAQPMDSDSGVQTLTVKHVNRKSHRNYTTGKSVELVSGNRVQTVQF; from the coding sequence ATGCGCCATATCCTGAACATTGTCCCTTCCCGGTCGGGTCGAAATCGATCCCGGGCTTGGCTTGCCTTGGCCTTGTTTTTAGTCTGTTCTTGGGGAACACAGGCCGGTTGGGCGGTGGAATATGGTTTTGCCCCGGTCAGTGGGCAATTAACCTCCCATTTTGGCTGGCGGGTAGATCCCCTGACCGGTTCCCAGCGCTTTCACGGGGGAATTGATCTGGCGGCGGCCAGCGGTACACCGGTCTATGCCCCGCAGGCCGGGCTGGTCATGTTCAGCGGCTATTACGGCGGCTATGGCAATGTGGTGGTGCTTAGTCACGGCAATTCCCTGTTTACCCTGTACGGTCACAATTCCCAGTTGTTGGTCAGACCGGGGGATGTGGTGTATCGGGGGCAGGTGATTTCCAAGGTGGGCTCCACAGGCCGTTCCACCGGGCCGCATTTGCATTTTGAGGTGCATCACAACGGGCAGTACGTAAATCCCGTGACCTACCTGAGTTATTTACAACCGGGCTCCGGGGCGCCTCTTATGGCACAGGCCCGCCCTTTACAAACGAGTAGGGTCGTCGCCTCAACGGCCGCCCAGCCCATGGATTCCGATAGCGGGGTGCAGACCCTGACGGTCAAGCATGTTAACCGTAAGTCTCACAGGAATTACACCACCGGGAAGTCCGTGGAGCTGGTGAGCGGTAACCGGGTACAAACGGTTCAGTTTTAA